The segment CAGTCAGACGAATACGATCGGCTCTTCGCCGAGCTCCAGAACACGGTTGACATGGAACGGCGCAACCGGATCACCATTGCGCTCAACGACCTGCTGGTCGGCAGCTACGCGATCGTCCCTCTGGTTCACCGGGGATCGGTATCGGCTCACTCCAATGACATCGAGGGTGTCTGGATGAACGCCTGGGATTCGGAGCTGTGGAACTTCGAAACCTGGAAGCGACGCGAGTAGATCAACCCAATCTCAGGGCGACAGGCTGAAGGTGAAGAGATTGCTGCCGGCGGCCACGGCCACGATCTGCTTGCCGTCCAGCATGTAGGTGATGGGGTGGGTGGTGATGGGCGACCCGGTCTGGAACTGCCACAGGCTCTTGCCGGTGTGGGCATCCAGCGCGGTGAGATAGCCGTCCATGTCGCCCACGAACACCAGCCCTCCCGCGGTGGAGAGCGTCCCTGCCCAGGTCGGGGTGTGGAACTTGAACTCCCACTTGACCTCCCCGGTGGTGGGCACCAGGGCCTTGACCACGCCCCAGGTATCTTCGTCCGGCTTAACCTGAGGAAAGCTCCCCAGCCAGAAGTGGCCCGGCTCCAATTCCTGCTCGCTGCTGAAGTAGTCGGTGCACTCCTCGCGGACCACCACGTAGAGCAGACCGGCATCGGGATTGTAGGATGGCGCCATCCAGTTGGACCCTCCTCCCATTCCCGGGCACTGGCGGTTTCCCTCCGGAGTGGGGGCGGTGTTGGGAAGCACCATGGGCCGCCCGTTGGCGTCGATTCCTGAGGCCCAGGTGACCCGAGCCACCGCGTTTGCGTGGAGGAACTCTCCGGTTTCCCTGTCCAGGACGTAGTAGAAACCGTTGCGATTGGACTGGACCATCAGCTTTCTGGCCTTGCCGTCCATTTCGAGATCCAGCAGCACCGGGACCTCGTTGGCGTCCCAGTCGTGGACGTCGTGAGGCGTGAATTGAAAGTACCACTGCATCTTGCCGGTGTCGGGGTCCAGCGCCACCACTGAGGCAGAGTAGAGGTTGTCGCCCAGGCGGGTCTCCCCGTTGAGATCGGGGGCCGGATTCCCGGTGCACCAGTAGAGCAGGTCCAGCTCAGGATCGTAGGTTCCCGTCATCCAGGTCGGCGCCCCGCCCGTCTTCCAGGAATCTCCCAACCAGGTTTCCGAGCCGGGCTCTCCGGCCGCCGGAATGGTCCAGAACCGCCACAGCCGCTTTCCTGTATCGGGGTCGTAGGCGTCCAGGAAACCGCGGACTCCATATTCGCCGCCTCCGGTTCCGATGATGACCTTGTCCTTGACGATGAGAGGAGCCCCGGTGGAGCTGTAGCCGATTCGGTAGTCGGCCCGCTCGATGTCCCAGAGGACGTTTCCGGTCTTGGTGTCCAGGGCCACCAGGTGGGAGTCGAGGGTGGCCATGAACAGCTTGTCCCGCAGCAGGGCGAATCCCCGATTGATGGGCCCGCAGCAGAGGCTCTGGTCGGGCAGGCTGCGCTGGTATCTCCAGAGCCTCCGACCCGTTCGAGCGTCCAGGGCATAGCCGTTGTTGTAGGGAGCCGTGATGTACATCATCCCGTCTACCACCAGGGGTACGGTCTGGAACTTGGCGGCAGCCCCCACGCCGGTCTGAAACACCCAGTCGACCCGCAGGTCGTTCACGTTGCCCTTGTGAATCTGCTTGAGCGGACGGTAGTTCCGGCCGCTGTAATCCCCGCGGTAGGTGAGCCAGTTCTCCGGCTCATCCATTGCCCGCACCAATCGTTCGCTGGTTACCTCTCCGGCCCGGGACAAGCCGGTCAAGCCGGGAAACATCAGCGACAGGCACATTGCCGGCACAAACCATGATCGAGTCATTGGCTCTCCTCTTCGGACAGGATGCCTCCGCCAGCCGGCCGGCCCGGGAAGAAACCGCCCGCATCGGGTCTGTCCGGATAGCTGGAACTCACCTGATTCTACGCTTTCAATCCGCGGTCGGCCGAGTGAGGAATACCAGAAGATCCATCAATTCCTGGTCGGAAAGCGCGCTTTCCGAATAGGCCGGCATCAGCGAATGGTCCAGGTGGGTGAGTTCCCGCAGCTCGCTCTTGCGGTAGCTGTGGTAGTTCTCCTCCCGATCCAGCACCTGGATGGTATAGGTGTCCTCGTTGCGGACGACACCGGTGATCTCCTTTCCCGAGGAGGTCACCAGGCGGACCGACTCGTAGCCGCCCGCCATCCGTCCGTCCGCTTGTAGGACATTCTTGAACTGAGCGCTGGGGTCCCGCATGGCTTCCAGGAACGACTCCCAGGGGCGAGAATTTCCGATGCCTGTCAGGTCGGGACCCAAGCGCCCTCCTTCTCCCCGAACCATGTGGCAGCCGGAGCAAAAGCCCTTGCCGCTGAAGATCTCACGCCCCGATTTCCAGTTTCCGCTCAAATCCTGAGGCTGAGCCTTGGACCGGAGATCGGTGATAAAGGCGATCATGCGCCACAGATTGCTGTCGGGTAGCGTTTGGCCGGGCATCTGGGTTCCCTGGATTCCGTTCCTCACCACCTCGAGCATGTCGTGATCGTCTACAACATGGGTGAGCTGCCCTCGAACCAGGTCGGGCCCGCGGAATCCCCCGCCGCCCTCCATTCCGTGGCAGCCGGCGCAGTAATAGCGGAAGAGGCCTTTTCCGACCAGAATGTCGTCCGGGTTCCCCTTGTAGGGGTTCTGCTTCCTCTCTTCTTCCTCCGCCACCGCCGGGGCTGCGAAGATTGAGCCCAGGACGACGGCAAGGATGGCCGGGACAAGAGGCCTCGCCAGAATTTGCATAATCATGTCACCCGGCTGGAGAATGGCTTGGACAAAGCCGCGTTCGGTCGATTTTAGGGCAAGGTCTTGCTGAAGTCAAAAGCCGGACGGCGCCTCTTTCGTCGAGGTTTCTCTGGCGCCCGGGGGCGGGAAACTGGTACAAACGGCATGGCGCTGTTTGGCCTGAAGCAGGATCGGAGTTCCACCATTGGTTGAGCCTTTTGTAAGATTCCGCAGGTACGGGACGTCAGGCAAAGGGCTCGGTCGGTTAATTTCGGAAAGGGCACCATCATGACGGAGCAAGTAATCTCGGTGGAAGAAGAATACAGGAGGCGCACACCCAATTCAGCCGATGCCTTTCGACGGGGTGTGCCGGTGACGGCCGGTCCCGCCAAGGGCGCCTACTTCTTTCAGCCCTACCCCCTGACCATGTCCAGAGCCCGGGGGTGCTTCCTGCAAGACATCGACGGGCACCGCTATGTGGACTTCGCCAACCACCACTCCACCCAGATCCTGGGCCACAACCACCCCAAGGTCATAGAGGCCATTCGCTCCCAGTTGGACCAGGGAACCGCCCTGGGCGCCCCGACGGGCATCGAGACCGACATGGCCGCCGAAATGTGCCGCCGGGTCGCCAGCCTGGACCGGGTGCGGTTCGTGAACTCCGGCACCGAAGCCACCCTGCACGCGGTCCGGCTGGCCCGGGGATTCAGCCGCAAGTCCAGGATCGCCAAGTTCGAAGGCGGCTACCACGGCAGCCACGACGCGGTGGAAGTCAGCGTGTTCCCGCCGTTGGACCGGGCCGGACCGGTCCAGGCACCCCATTCCGTGCCAGGCGCCGGAGGGATGTCGCCCCACGCGGCCGGCGAGGTGCTGGTGCTCCCCTACAACGACGAGGCCGCCGTCGCCAGCCTGATCGACGAACACGCCCGGGACCTGGCCTGCGTCATCTTCGACCCCAAGGCGGGGATGCTCCCGGTTCGGCCGGAATTCGCCCGCGCCGTGAGAGAGATCACCCGCAGGCACGGGCTCCTGCTGATTTTCGACGAAATTGTCGGCTTTCGCGCCGGCAGAGGGGGTCTGCAGGAACAATTCGGAATCGATCCGGACCTGACCTGCTTCGGGAAGATCGTGGGGGGAGGGTTTCCGGTGGGGGCTTTCGGAGGCAGGGCCGACCTGATGGACCTGCTGGATCCGAACCGGGGGCCGACAGGCTTTTCCCAGAGCGGAAGCTTCAGCGCCAACCCCATGACCATGGCTGCCGGCCTGGCCACCCTGCGAGAACTGACGCCTTCGGCCTTCGACCACCTCAACGGCCTGGCGGACCGATTGACCGCCGGGTTGAACGACCTCTTCGCCCGCCGGAGCGTGCACGCCCAGGCCATCAATACGGGCTCGGTCTTCAGCATCTACTTCGTCGAGGGCAAGCTGGAGACCTATCGCGACCTGGCCCGAGCCGACCGGGCCTTGAGCCACCAGGTCTTTCTGGCCTTGCTGAGGGAAGGTTACTTCCTGAGCCACACCCTCAGCATGTGCGCCTTGTCGCTGCCCATGGGGAACGAGCACATCAGCGGGCTGATCGCCGCCATGGACAAGGCGCTGGACCGAGTCCTGGGCGCCTGAGATAGCGGGCAAAGGCTAGCCGCTGTTCAGCAGTCGGTTTCGGTCCTCTCCCTGAAGCGGCAGTTGGGTCCAGGCGCCCGAGCGGTCGTGGGAGACGTGGAAAGCCACGATGCTTTCCAGGACGTGCAGGGCTTCTCCGGCGTCGTAGGCAAAGGCCCCGCGGCCGTCCAGCCAGGCCACGATCTCCTGCACGGCCCGGTCCATCCCGGTGGCCTGACCGCGCAGGCTGGGCCACTGTTCCTGCCGGCCATCCCAGAACTCCAGACACACTTCGTCCCCTCCGGTCAGGGCCCGCCCCCTGCTTCCGTTGATGCTCAGGCTCATGGGGACCCTGGCGTAGTCGGAGGCATCCACGGTGACCATCACACCGCCCTCCAGGCGCATCAAGCCCCATCCGCCGGGGTCCTGAAAGGCCGGACCGCGGCAATCGGGCTTCCCCGCCAGATCCAGGGTTCCCGAGACGGCTTCCACCTGCCGCCCGGTCACCATGCGGAGGGCGTCGAACAGGTGGGTGCCGACATTGCCCAGGCGCCCGCTGCTCCACTGCAGGTTGACCGAGGTCAGCTCACCCAATTCCCCTTCGCCGATCAGATCGCGCAGGCGGCGATAGTTGGGATGAAAGC is part of the Acidobacteriota bacterium genome and harbors:
- a CDS encoding Gfo/Idh/MocA family oxidoreductase, with amino-acid sequence MNQTTYRAGIIGLGFIGAADQTSGDALGQQVENLDGTHLGALAGNPRIQLVAGSSRDAGRRARFEERAGVGSYADWREMIAAQTLDLVSVATYTPVHEEITVACARAGIRAIYCEKPMASRVSEGDRMLRACRESGSLLAINHNRRFHPNYRRLRDLIGEGELGELTSVNLQWSSGRLGNVGTHLFDALRMVTGRQVEAVSGTLDLAGKPDCRGPAFQDPGGWGLMRLEGGVMVTVDASDYARVPMSLSINGSRGRALTGGDEVCLEFWDGRQEQWPSLRGQATGMDRAVQEIVAWLDGRGAFAYDAGEALHVLESIVAFHVSHDRSGAWTQLPLQGEDRNRLLNSG
- a CDS encoding c-type cytochrome, whose amino-acid sequence is MQILARPLVPAILAVVLGSIFAAPAVAEEEERKQNPYKGNPDDILVGKGLFRYYCAGCHGMEGGGGFRGPDLVRGQLTHVVDDHDMLEVVRNGIQGTQMPGQTLPDSNLWRMIAFITDLRSKAQPQDLSGNWKSGREIFSGKGFCSGCHMVRGEGGRLGPDLTGIGNSRPWESFLEAMRDPSAQFKNVLQADGRMAGGYESVRLVTSSGKEITGVVRNEDTYTIQVLDREENYHSYRKSELRELTHLDHSLMPAYSESALSDQELMDLLVFLTRPTAD
- a CDS encoding PQQ-dependent dehydrogenase, methanol/ethanol family, whose amino-acid sequence is MTRSWFVPAMCLSLMFPGLTGLSRAGEVTSERLVRAMDEPENWLTYRGDYSGRNYRPLKQIHKGNVNDLRVDWVFQTGVGAAAKFQTVPLVVDGMMYITAPYNNGYALDARTGRRLWRYQRSLPDQSLCCGPINRGFALLRDKLFMATLDSHLVALDTKTGNVLWDIERADYRIGYSSTGAPLIVKDKVIIGTGGGEYGVRGFLDAYDPDTGKRLWRFWTIPAAGEPGSETWLGDSWKTGGAPTWMTGTYDPELDLLYWCTGNPAPDLNGETRLGDNLYSASVVALDPDTGKMQWYFQFTPHDVHDWDANEVPVLLDLEMDGKARKLMVQSNRNGFYYVLDRETGEFLHANAVARVTWASGIDANGRPMVLPNTAPTPEGNRQCPGMGGGSNWMAPSYNPDAGLLYVVVREECTDYFSSEQELEPGHFWLGSFPQVKPDEDTWGVVKALVPTTGEVKWEFKFHTPTWAGTLSTAGGLVFVGDMDGYLTALDAHTGKSLWQFQTGSPITTHPITYMLDGKQIVAVAAGSNLFTFSLSP
- a CDS encoding aspartate aminotransferase family protein — translated: MTEQVISVEEEYRRRTPNSADAFRRGVPVTAGPAKGAYFFQPYPLTMSRARGCFLQDIDGHRYVDFANHHSTQILGHNHPKVIEAIRSQLDQGTALGAPTGIETDMAAEMCRRVASLDRVRFVNSGTEATLHAVRLARGFSRKSRIAKFEGGYHGSHDAVEVSVFPPLDRAGPVQAPHSVPGAGGMSPHAAGEVLVLPYNDEAAVASLIDEHARDLACVIFDPKAGMLPVRPEFARAVREITRRHGLLLIFDEIVGFRAGRGGLQEQFGIDPDLTCFGKIVGGGFPVGAFGGRADLMDLLDPNRGPTGFSQSGSFSANPMTMAAGLATLRELTPSAFDHLNGLADRLTAGLNDLFARRSVHAQAINTGSVFSIYFVEGKLETYRDLARADRALSHQVFLALLREGYFLSHTLSMCALSLPMGNEHISGLIAAMDKALDRVLGA